One segment of Leptodactylus fuscus isolate aLepFus1 chromosome 7, aLepFus1.hap2, whole genome shotgun sequence DNA contains the following:
- the USP47 gene encoding ubiquitin carboxyl-terminal hydrolase 47 isoform X3 codes for MVPGEDSPLVPKEGMFWSCRQSIFNEMKKKFSQIENAADEPRVLCIVQDVTSCKTITERITLNLPASTPVRQLYEDVASKVGYVSGTFSLKWGNGDMAELEANQDQSLVDAGFEAGKKNFLHISDKNGEQPQLTSDESGTADSSGLDDSTQEKFIGPLPRDGSVGCTSDYVSQNYSYSSLLSKSDTGYVGLVNQAMTCYLNSLLQTLFMTPEFRNALYKWAFEESEEDPVTSIPYQLQRLFVLLQTSKKRAIETTDVTRSFGWDSSEAWQQHDVQELCRVMFDALEQKWKQTEQADLINQLYQGKLKDYVRCLECGYESWRIDTFLDIPLVIRPYGSSTAFGSVEEALHAFIQPETLDGPNQYFCERCKKKCDARKGLRFLHFPYLLTLQLKRFDFDYTSMHRIKLNDRMTFPEELDMSPFIDVEDEKSPQTESCTDSGAENEGSCHSDQMSNDFCTDDALDEGICLESSNSVDKPNKSQEKNSLYELFSVMVHSGSAAGGHYYACIKSFADDQWYSFNDQHVSRITPEDIKKTYGGSTGNRGYYSSAFASSTNAYMLMYRLKNPARNAKFLEASDFPEHIKHLVQKEKEQEEEEKRQREIERNTCKLKLFCMHPVKQILMENKLEVHKDKTMKEAIEIAYKIMDLEGVVPLDCCRLVKYDEFHDYLERSYEDEEDRPMGLLLGGVKSSYMFDLLLETKRPDQVFQSYKPGEVMVKVYVVDLKTETIAPPVSVRAYLSQTIQEFKQLISKTIDLPPDHMRIVLERCYNDLRLLSVPNKTLKAEGFFRSNKVFVESSDSSDHQLQFVDSHLWKLLDRHANTIRLYVSLPEHVPGPQANRSTCPKPCGDLVRQDEFCERVKGSSKSVDAILEESTEKLKSLSLQQQDESGNGGDSSKSTEGSDFENIDSPLNDADSSGSADNRELENRILPADPENNFPSEERSDSDINNDRSTSSVDSDILSSSHSSDTLCNADNAPIPLANGLDSHSITSSRRSKANEGKKETWDTAEEDSGTDSEYDESGKSRGEAQYMYFKAEMHSGEEGERQKCLLVNVDKRITLSAFKQQLEPFVGVPSSQFKVFRVYASNQEFESVRLNETLSSFSDDNKITIRLGRALKKGEYRVKVFQLLVNESEPCKFLLDAVFAKGMSVRQSKEELIPQLREQCGLELSIDRFRLRKKTWKNPGTVFLDYHVYENEISISSNWEVFLEVLEEGEKMKSMSQLSLLTRRWRPSQLKLDPFQEIVLETNSVTELKEKICELSGITMENLEFAKGRGTFPCDISVLEIHQDLDWNPKVSTLNAWPLYISDDGAVIFYRDKSEDLVELSDEQRNELMKKESSRLQKTGHRVTYSPRKEKALKIYLDGASNKDAAQD; via the exons GGGATGTTCTGGAGCTGCAGACAAAGTATCTTTAATGAGATGAAGAAGAAGTTCTCTCAG ATTGAAAATGCTGCGGATGAGCCGCGAGTGCTGTGCATTGTGCAGGACGTCACCAGCTGCAAAACCATCACCGAGCGCATCACATTGAACCTCCCGGCCTCCACCCCTGTGCGCCAGCTGTATGAGGATGTGGCCAGCAAAGTGGGCTACGTGAGCGGCACGTTCAGTCTGAAGTGGGGCAATGGAGACATG GCTGAGCTGGAGGCGAACCAGGACCAGTCCTTAGTGGACGCCGGCTTCGAGGCAGGAAAGAAAAATTTCCTTCACATAAGTGATAAGAATGGGGAGCAGCCTCAGCTGACATCG GATGAATCTGGGACAGCGGACAGCAGCGGCCTGGAtgacagcacccaggagaagttTATTGGGCCCCTCCCCAGAGATGGGTCGGTGGGCTGCACCAGTGATTACGTCAGTCAGAACTATTCGTACTCGTCGCTTCTCAGCAAGTCCGACACTG GATATGTTGGTTTAGTGAACCAGGCCATGACCTGCTACCTGAACAGTCTTCTCCAAACTCTGTTTATGACGCCAGAATTTCGGAATGCCCTGTACAA GTGGGCGTTTGAGGAGTCAGAAGAAGACCCGGTCACCAGCATCCCATACCAGCTGCAGAGATTGTTTGTCTTACTGCAAACCAGTAAAAAGAGGGCGATCGAGACGACGGACGTGACCCGGAGCTTTGGCTGGGACAGCAGTGAAG CTTGGCAGCAGCACGATGTCCAGGAGCTTTgcagggtcatgtttgatgcactGGAGCAGAAGTGGAAGCAGACTGAGCAG GCCGACCTCATTAATCAGCTCTACCAGGGCAAGCTGAAGGACTACGTACGGTGCCTGGAGTGCGGCTACGAGAGCTGGCGGATTGACACCTTTCTGGATATCCCACTTGTCATCAGGCCTTATGGCTCCAGCACAGCATTCGGCAGTGTG GAAGAAGCATTGCACGCCTTCATTCAGCCCGAGACACTGGACGGTCCCAACCAATACTTCTGTGAGCGCTGCAAGAAGAAATGCGATGCCAGGAAG GGCCTGCGGTTTTTGCACTTTCCTTACCTCCTGACTCTGCAGCTGAAGAGATTCGACTTTGACTACACCAGCATGCACCGTATCAAGCTGAACGACCGCATGACCTTCCCCGAGGAGCTGGACATGAGTCCTTTCATTGATGTTGAAGACGAG AAGTCCCCTCAGACAGAAAGCTGTACGGACAGCGGGGCGGAGAACGAGGGGAGCTGTCACAGCGACCAGATGAGCAATGATTTCTGCACAGATGACGCTTTAGATGAAGGAATTTGTCTCGAGAGCAGCAACAGCGTTGACAAGCCAAACAAATCTCAAGAAAAG AATTCTTTGTATGAACTGTTTTCTGTGATGGTCCATTCAGGCAGCGCAGCCGGCGGACATTACTATGCCTGTATCAAGTCTTTCGCTGATGACCAGTGGTATAGCTTCAATGATCAGCATGTCAGTCGG ATCACTCCAGAAGATATCAAGAAAACCTATGGGGGATCTACGGGAAATCGCGGATACTACTCCAGTGCCTTTGCTAG TTCCACTAATGCATATATGTTAATGTACCGTCTGAAGAACCCGGCCAGAAATGCAA AGTTTCTGGAGGCCTCAGATTTTCCTGAGCACATAAAACATTTGGTGCAGAAAGAGAAGGAacaagaggaagaggagaagcggcAGCGGGAGATCGAGCGCAACACGTGTAAG CTGAAGCTTTTCTGCATGCATCCTGTCAAGCAAATCCTGATGGAAAACAAGCTGGAAGTTCACAAGGACAAGACCATGAAAGAAGCCATAGAGATCGCCTATAAG ATAATGGACTTGGAGGGTGTCGTTCCCTTGGACTGCTGCCGGTTAGTGAAATACGACGAATTTCACGATTATTTGGAGCGCTCCTATGAGGATGAGGAGGATCGGCCGATGGGGCTTCTGCTCGGCGGTGTCAAGTCCTCCTACATGTTCGATCTTCTATTGGAAACCAAACGGCCGGACCAAGTGTTCCAGTCGTATAAACCTGGAG AGGTGATGGTCAAGGTCTATGTGGTGGatctgaagacggaaaccattgCTCCTCCTGTCAGTGTTCGCGCCTATCTCAGTCAAACCATCCAGGAGTTTAAGCAGCTAATCTCTAAG ACCATAGATTTACCTCCTGACCACATGCGGATTGTTCTGGAACGCTGCTATAATGACCTGCGACTCCTCAGTGTGCCCAATAAAACGCTGAAGGCTGAAGGATTCTTCAGAAGCAATAAG GTGTTTGTAGAAAGCTCGGACTCCAGCGACCACCAGCTGCAGTTTGTGGATTCTCACCTGTGGAAACTCCTGGACCGTCACGCCAACACCATCAGACTGTACGTGTCGTTACCGGAGCACGTCCCGGGCCCCCAGGCCAATCGCTCCACCTGTCCGAAGCCATGCGGGGACTTGGTACGACAGGACGAGTTCTGTGAGCGTGTGAAAGGCAGCAGCAAATCCGTGGATGCCATTTTGGAGGAAAGCACTGAAAAACTGAAGTCCCTGTCTCTCCAGCAGCAGGACGAGAGCGGCAATGGGGGGGACAGCAGTAAAAGCACCGAGGGCAGCGACTTTGAGAACATTGACTCTCCGCTAAATGACGCCGATTCCTCGGGGTCAGCCGACAACAGAGAACTAGAGAATCGGATTCTCCCAGCTGACCCCGAAAACAATTTCCCATCTGAAGAGCGATCGGACTCTGATATTAATAATGACCGGAGCACCAGCTCGGTGGACAGTGATATCCTCAGCTCAAGCCATAGCAGCGACACACTGTGCAATGCAGACAATGCCCCCATCCCTCTGGCCAACGGGCTCGACTCGCACAGCATCACCAGCAGCCGGAGGTCCAAAGCAaatgaaggaaagaaggaaaccTGGGACACGGCCGAAGAAGATTCAGGGACTGACAGTGAATACGATGAGAGCGGGAAGAGTCGGGGAGAGGCCCAGTACATGTACTTCAAAGCAGAGATGCATTCTGGGGAAGAAGGGGAGCGACAAAAAT GTTTATTGGTGAATGTAGATAAGAGGATCACACTCTCGGCTTTCAAGCAGCAGCTGGAGCCCTTCGTGGGGGTCCCGTCCTCTCAGTTTAAAGTCTTCCGTGTCTATGCCAGCAACCAGGAGTTTGAAAGCGTTCGCCTGAACGAAACCCTCTCCTCCTTCTCTGATGACAACAAG ATCACTATCCGGCTCGGCCGGGCCCTGAAGAAAGGAGAATATCGAGTGAAGGTTTTCCAGCTCCTGGTGAACGAGTCCGAG CCCTGCAAGTTCCTGCTGGACGCCGTGTTCGCCAAAGGGATGAGCGTGCGGCAATCTAAGGAGGAGCTGATACCACAGCTCAGGGAGCAGTGCGGCCTGGAGCTCTCCATAGACAG ATTCCGTTTACGGAAGAAAACTTGGAAGAACCCGGGCACAGTATTCCTAGATTACCACGTGTATGAGAATGAGATTAGTATTTCTAGCAACTGGGAAGTCTTCCTGGAGGTGTTGGAAG AGGGTGAGAAGATGAAGTCCATGTCTCAGCTGTCTCTGCTGACCCGGAGGTGGCGGCCGTCACAGCTCAAGCTGGATCCCTTCCAGGAGATTGTGCTGGAGACGAACAGTGTGACCGAGCTGAAGGAGAAG ATCTGTGAGCTCAGTGGAATAACGATGGAGAATCTAGAATTTGCAAAA GGTCGGGGAACATTTCCCTGCGACATATCCGTTCTGGAGATCCATCAGGACTTGGACTGGAACCCAAAAGTATCGACACTGAATGCCTGGCCCCTCTACATCTCAGATGATGGCGCCGTCATATTCTACAG GGATAAATCCGAGGACTTGGTGGAATTAAGCGACGAGCAGAGGAACGAGCTGATGAAAAAGGAAAGCAGCCGGCTGCAAAAAACTGGACACCGCGTGACTTACTCCCCCCGCAAAGAGAAGGCGCTGAAAATCTATCTGGACGGAGCGTCCAATAAAGACGCGGCTCAGGACTGA
- the USP47 gene encoding ubiquitin carboxyl-terminal hydrolase 47 isoform X4 produces MVPGEDSPLVPKEIENAADEPRVLCIVQDVTSCKTITERITLNLPASTPVRQLYEDVASKVGYVSGTFSLKWGNGDMAELEANQDQSLVDAGFEAGKKNFLHISDKNGEQPQLTSDESGTADSSGLDDSTQEKFIGPLPRDGSVGCTSDYVSQNYSYSSLLSKSDTGYVGLVNQAMTCYLNSLLQTLFMTPEFRNALYKWAFEESEEDPVTSIPYQLQRLFVLLQTSKKRAIETTDVTRSFGWDSSEAWQQHDVQELCRVMFDALEQKWKQTEQADLINQLYQGKLKDYVRCLECGYESWRIDTFLDIPLVIRPYGSSTAFGSVEEALHAFIQPETLDGPNQYFCERCKKKCDARKGLRFLHFPYLLTLQLKRFDFDYTSMHRIKLNDRMTFPEELDMSPFIDVEDEKSPQTESCTDSGAENEGSCHSDQMSNDFCTDDALDEGICLESSNSVDKPNKSQEKNSLYELFSVMVHSGSAAGGHYYACIKSFADDQWYSFNDQHVSRITPEDIKKTYGGSTGNRGYYSSAFASSTNAYMLMYRLKNPARNAKFLEASDFPEHIKHLVQKEKEQEEEEKRQREIERNTCKLKLFCMHPVKQILMENKLEVHKDKTMKEAIEIAYKIMDLEGVVPLDCCRLVKYDEFHDYLERSYEDEEDRPMGLLLGGVKSSYMFDLLLETKRPDQVFQSYKPGEVMVKVYVVDLKTETIAPPVSVRAYLSQTIQEFKQLISKTIDLPPDHMRIVLERCYNDLRLLSVPNKTLKAEGFFRSNKVFVESSDSSDHQLQFVDSHLWKLLDRHANTIRLYVSLPEHVPGPQANRSTCPKPCGDLVRQDEFCERVKGSSKSVDAILEESTEKLKSLSLQQQDESGNGGDSSKSTEGSDFENIDSPLNDADSSGSADNRELENRILPADPENNFPSEERSDSDINNDRSTSSVDSDILSSSHSSDTLCNADNAPIPLANGLDSHSITSSRRSKANEGKKETWDTAEEDSGTDSEYDESGKSRGEAQYMYFKAEMHSGEEGERQKCLLVNVDKRITLSAFKQQLEPFVGVPSSQFKVFRVYASNQEFESVRLNETLSSFSDDNKITIRLGRALKKGEYRVKVFQLLVNESEPCKFLLDAVFAKGMSVRQSKEELIPQLREQCGLELSIDRFRLRKKTWKNPGTVFLDYHVYENEISISSNWEVFLEVLEEGEKMKSMSQLSLLTRRWRPSQLKLDPFQEIVLETNSVTELKEKICELSGITMENLEFAKGRGTFPCDISVLEIHQDLDWNPKVSTLNAWPLYISDDGAVIFYRDKSEDLVELSDEQRNELMKKESSRLQKTGHRVTYSPRKEKALKIYLDGASNKDAAQD; encoded by the exons ATTGAAAATGCTGCGGATGAGCCGCGAGTGCTGTGCATTGTGCAGGACGTCACCAGCTGCAAAACCATCACCGAGCGCATCACATTGAACCTCCCGGCCTCCACCCCTGTGCGCCAGCTGTATGAGGATGTGGCCAGCAAAGTGGGCTACGTGAGCGGCACGTTCAGTCTGAAGTGGGGCAATGGAGACATG GCTGAGCTGGAGGCGAACCAGGACCAGTCCTTAGTGGACGCCGGCTTCGAGGCAGGAAAGAAAAATTTCCTTCACATAAGTGATAAGAATGGGGAGCAGCCTCAGCTGACATCG GATGAATCTGGGACAGCGGACAGCAGCGGCCTGGAtgacagcacccaggagaagttTATTGGGCCCCTCCCCAGAGATGGGTCGGTGGGCTGCACCAGTGATTACGTCAGTCAGAACTATTCGTACTCGTCGCTTCTCAGCAAGTCCGACACTG GATATGTTGGTTTAGTGAACCAGGCCATGACCTGCTACCTGAACAGTCTTCTCCAAACTCTGTTTATGACGCCAGAATTTCGGAATGCCCTGTACAA GTGGGCGTTTGAGGAGTCAGAAGAAGACCCGGTCACCAGCATCCCATACCAGCTGCAGAGATTGTTTGTCTTACTGCAAACCAGTAAAAAGAGGGCGATCGAGACGACGGACGTGACCCGGAGCTTTGGCTGGGACAGCAGTGAAG CTTGGCAGCAGCACGATGTCCAGGAGCTTTgcagggtcatgtttgatgcactGGAGCAGAAGTGGAAGCAGACTGAGCAG GCCGACCTCATTAATCAGCTCTACCAGGGCAAGCTGAAGGACTACGTACGGTGCCTGGAGTGCGGCTACGAGAGCTGGCGGATTGACACCTTTCTGGATATCCCACTTGTCATCAGGCCTTATGGCTCCAGCACAGCATTCGGCAGTGTG GAAGAAGCATTGCACGCCTTCATTCAGCCCGAGACACTGGACGGTCCCAACCAATACTTCTGTGAGCGCTGCAAGAAGAAATGCGATGCCAGGAAG GGCCTGCGGTTTTTGCACTTTCCTTACCTCCTGACTCTGCAGCTGAAGAGATTCGACTTTGACTACACCAGCATGCACCGTATCAAGCTGAACGACCGCATGACCTTCCCCGAGGAGCTGGACATGAGTCCTTTCATTGATGTTGAAGACGAG AAGTCCCCTCAGACAGAAAGCTGTACGGACAGCGGGGCGGAGAACGAGGGGAGCTGTCACAGCGACCAGATGAGCAATGATTTCTGCACAGATGACGCTTTAGATGAAGGAATTTGTCTCGAGAGCAGCAACAGCGTTGACAAGCCAAACAAATCTCAAGAAAAG AATTCTTTGTATGAACTGTTTTCTGTGATGGTCCATTCAGGCAGCGCAGCCGGCGGACATTACTATGCCTGTATCAAGTCTTTCGCTGATGACCAGTGGTATAGCTTCAATGATCAGCATGTCAGTCGG ATCACTCCAGAAGATATCAAGAAAACCTATGGGGGATCTACGGGAAATCGCGGATACTACTCCAGTGCCTTTGCTAG TTCCACTAATGCATATATGTTAATGTACCGTCTGAAGAACCCGGCCAGAAATGCAA AGTTTCTGGAGGCCTCAGATTTTCCTGAGCACATAAAACATTTGGTGCAGAAAGAGAAGGAacaagaggaagaggagaagcggcAGCGGGAGATCGAGCGCAACACGTGTAAG CTGAAGCTTTTCTGCATGCATCCTGTCAAGCAAATCCTGATGGAAAACAAGCTGGAAGTTCACAAGGACAAGACCATGAAAGAAGCCATAGAGATCGCCTATAAG ATAATGGACTTGGAGGGTGTCGTTCCCTTGGACTGCTGCCGGTTAGTGAAATACGACGAATTTCACGATTATTTGGAGCGCTCCTATGAGGATGAGGAGGATCGGCCGATGGGGCTTCTGCTCGGCGGTGTCAAGTCCTCCTACATGTTCGATCTTCTATTGGAAACCAAACGGCCGGACCAAGTGTTCCAGTCGTATAAACCTGGAG AGGTGATGGTCAAGGTCTATGTGGTGGatctgaagacggaaaccattgCTCCTCCTGTCAGTGTTCGCGCCTATCTCAGTCAAACCATCCAGGAGTTTAAGCAGCTAATCTCTAAG ACCATAGATTTACCTCCTGACCACATGCGGATTGTTCTGGAACGCTGCTATAATGACCTGCGACTCCTCAGTGTGCCCAATAAAACGCTGAAGGCTGAAGGATTCTTCAGAAGCAATAAG GTGTTTGTAGAAAGCTCGGACTCCAGCGACCACCAGCTGCAGTTTGTGGATTCTCACCTGTGGAAACTCCTGGACCGTCACGCCAACACCATCAGACTGTACGTGTCGTTACCGGAGCACGTCCCGGGCCCCCAGGCCAATCGCTCCACCTGTCCGAAGCCATGCGGGGACTTGGTACGACAGGACGAGTTCTGTGAGCGTGTGAAAGGCAGCAGCAAATCCGTGGATGCCATTTTGGAGGAAAGCACTGAAAAACTGAAGTCCCTGTCTCTCCAGCAGCAGGACGAGAGCGGCAATGGGGGGGACAGCAGTAAAAGCACCGAGGGCAGCGACTTTGAGAACATTGACTCTCCGCTAAATGACGCCGATTCCTCGGGGTCAGCCGACAACAGAGAACTAGAGAATCGGATTCTCCCAGCTGACCCCGAAAACAATTTCCCATCTGAAGAGCGATCGGACTCTGATATTAATAATGACCGGAGCACCAGCTCGGTGGACAGTGATATCCTCAGCTCAAGCCATAGCAGCGACACACTGTGCAATGCAGACAATGCCCCCATCCCTCTGGCCAACGGGCTCGACTCGCACAGCATCACCAGCAGCCGGAGGTCCAAAGCAaatgaaggaaagaaggaaaccTGGGACACGGCCGAAGAAGATTCAGGGACTGACAGTGAATACGATGAGAGCGGGAAGAGTCGGGGAGAGGCCCAGTACATGTACTTCAAAGCAGAGATGCATTCTGGGGAAGAAGGGGAGCGACAAAAAT GTTTATTGGTGAATGTAGATAAGAGGATCACACTCTCGGCTTTCAAGCAGCAGCTGGAGCCCTTCGTGGGGGTCCCGTCCTCTCAGTTTAAAGTCTTCCGTGTCTATGCCAGCAACCAGGAGTTTGAAAGCGTTCGCCTGAACGAAACCCTCTCCTCCTTCTCTGATGACAACAAG ATCACTATCCGGCTCGGCCGGGCCCTGAAGAAAGGAGAATATCGAGTGAAGGTTTTCCAGCTCCTGGTGAACGAGTCCGAG CCCTGCAAGTTCCTGCTGGACGCCGTGTTCGCCAAAGGGATGAGCGTGCGGCAATCTAAGGAGGAGCTGATACCACAGCTCAGGGAGCAGTGCGGCCTGGAGCTCTCCATAGACAG ATTCCGTTTACGGAAGAAAACTTGGAAGAACCCGGGCACAGTATTCCTAGATTACCACGTGTATGAGAATGAGATTAGTATTTCTAGCAACTGGGAAGTCTTCCTGGAGGTGTTGGAAG AGGGTGAGAAGATGAAGTCCATGTCTCAGCTGTCTCTGCTGACCCGGAGGTGGCGGCCGTCACAGCTCAAGCTGGATCCCTTCCAGGAGATTGTGCTGGAGACGAACAGTGTGACCGAGCTGAAGGAGAAG ATCTGTGAGCTCAGTGGAATAACGATGGAGAATCTAGAATTTGCAAAA GGTCGGGGAACATTTCCCTGCGACATATCCGTTCTGGAGATCCATCAGGACTTGGACTGGAACCCAAAAGTATCGACACTGAATGCCTGGCCCCTCTACATCTCAGATGATGGCGCCGTCATATTCTACAG GGATAAATCCGAGGACTTGGTGGAATTAAGCGACGAGCAGAGGAACGAGCTGATGAAAAAGGAAAGCAGCCGGCTGCAAAAAACTGGACACCGCGTGACTTACTCCCCCCGCAAAGAGAAGGCGCTGAAAATCTATCTGGACGGAGCGTCCAATAAAGACGCGGCTCAGGACTGA